A region of Paractinoplanes abujensis DNA encodes the following proteins:
- the ftsR gene encoding transcriptional regulator FtsR, whose translation MSIGEVLAHLRTEFPDTTISKLRFLEAEGLVDPQRTASGYRKYSWNDVARLRFVLTAQRDQYLPLRVIREQLDRMESEEPVAPSRPALVAVGAEKAADPSDTRVPREDVMERTGAPAELLDELERMGLVTARPPGWYDGDAVVIVEAVVGLTKYGLEVRHLRGFRAAADREVGLFTQLLAPLVRQSDPAARARANETARDLQALSQRLHAALVRAGLRGELGR comes from the coding sequence ATGAGCATCGGGGAGGTGCTGGCCCATCTGCGCACCGAGTTCCCCGACACCACGATCTCCAAGTTGCGGTTCCTGGAGGCGGAGGGGCTGGTCGATCCTCAGCGCACCGCCTCCGGGTACAGGAAGTACTCGTGGAACGACGTGGCGCGGCTGAGGTTCGTCCTCACCGCGCAACGCGATCAGTATCTTCCGCTGCGGGTGATCCGCGAGCAGCTCGACCGCATGGAGTCCGAGGAGCCGGTGGCGCCGAGCCGCCCGGCCCTGGTCGCCGTGGGGGCCGAGAAGGCGGCTGATCCGTCCGACACCCGGGTCCCCCGGGAGGATGTGATGGAGCGCACGGGCGCCCCGGCCGAGCTGCTCGACGAGCTCGAGCGCATGGGCCTGGTCACCGCGCGGCCGCCGGGGTGGTACGACGGCGATGCCGTGGTCATCGTCGAGGCCGTGGTGGGTCTCACGAAGTACGGGTTGGAAGTGCGTCATCTGCGCGGGTTCCGGGCCGCCGCGGATCGTGAGGTAGGCCTGTTCACGCAGCTCCTGGCGCCGCTGGTGCGCCAGAGCGACCCGGCCGCACGGGCCCGGGCCAATGAGACGGCCCGGGATCTGCAGGCGCTCTCACAGCGTCTGCATGCTGCATTGGTCCGGGCCGGGCTGCGCGGCGAACTCGGTCGCTGA
- the odhI gene encoding oxoglutarate dehydrogenase inhibitor Odhl, with protein sequence MTRPDDEFPPLDVTSTLNLGALDEVLEGPDTDVVPSRMSASLPPGMALLVVRRGPNAGARFLLDHDVTTSGRHPDSDIFLDDVTVSRRHAEFHRDGGTFTVRDVGSLNGTYVNRERVEAATLSNGDEVQIGKFRLVFIAGPRPEAEGS encoded by the coding sequence ATGACGCGCCCAGACGACGAGTTCCCCCCACTCGACGTCACGTCCACGCTGAACCTCGGCGCCCTCGACGAGGTGCTCGAGGGTCCCGACACCGACGTGGTGCCGAGCCGCATGTCGGCCTCGCTCCCGCCCGGGATGGCGCTGCTGGTGGTGCGCCGGGGTCCCAACGCGGGCGCCCGCTTCCTGCTGGACCACGACGTGACGACCAGTGGACGTCACCCCGACAGTGACATCTTCCTCGACGACGTGACGGTCTCGCGCCGCCACGCCGAGTTCCACCGCGACGGCGGCACGTTCACGGTGCGCGACGTGGGTTCGCTCAACGGCACCTACGTCAACCGGGAGCGGGTCGAGGCGGCCACGCTCAGCAACGGCGACGAGGTCCAGATCGGCAAGTTCCGGCTGGTGTTCATCGCTGGTCCGCGGCCCGAGGCCGAGGGCAGCTAG